A single region of the Lotus japonicus ecotype B-129 chromosome 4, LjGifu_v1.2 genome encodes:
- the LOC130710105 gene encoding uncharacterized protein LOC130710105, whose product MHKDPALEPCSKKISHHRHQHQMHKVQPLMNSCVVSPQSKRKLDQYMNSGKYITTFELCTKKYGQHNVVNQSGSKKSSPTPLLVSKGKSVILKETKENVDCSTLKDRIGHCILSQEDYSHLSDSGDCSKGLHLEKHRNLKSEHKDLMSSSTCTHSFKTSIKSLVDKEFVDSIKSSQSLSSKREDKELNPPPKNFLAFKGNHLLRPIIPIGPRFQVEVPNWDVTRNSLNSDEDRKWLGTQIPEMNTKVIRKRRMKFKGGK is encoded by the exons ATGCACAAAGATCCTGCTTTAGAACCCTGTAGTAAGAAGATATCCCATCACAGACATCAGCATCAAATGCACAAAGTTCAACCACTTATGAACTCTTGTGTCGTAAGTCCCCAG agCAAGAGGAAATTAGACCAATATATGAATAGTGGTAAGTACATTACTACTTTTGAACTCTGTACAAAGAAGTATGGCCAACACAATGTCGTAAATCAGAGTGGAAGTAAAAAATCGTCCCCCACACCCTTGCTAGTTTCCAAAGGAAAAAGCGTTATTttgaaagaaacaaaagaaaatgttGATTGCTCCACTCTTAAAGACAGAATAGGACATTGCATTCTGTCTCAGGAAGACTATTCCCATCTGAGTGACTCTGGTGATTGTTCGAAAGGTTTACACTTAGAGAAGCACAGGAATTTGAAAAGCGAACATAAAGATTTAATGTCTAGTAGTACTTGTACTCATAGTTTCAAGACATCAATTAAGTCATTGGTTGACAAAGAGTTTGTCGATTCAATTAAGAGTTCGCAATCATTAAGCTCCAAAAGGGAAGACAAGGAACTCAATCCACCGCCCAAGAACTTCTTAGCTTTCAAAGGTAACCATCTACTAAGGCCAATTATTCCAATTGGACCTAGATTTCAAGTAGAAGTTCCTAATTGGGATGTCACAAGAAATAGTCTAAATAGTGATGAAGATCGGAAGTGGTTGGGCACTCAAATTCCCGAAATGAATACAAAAGTTATTCGGAAAAGGAGGATGAAATTCAAGGGGGGAAAATAG